The window TATGACTTCCTGATAAGTTTTATCTATTTACTCTACTAAGCTCAGAAGTACAGTCTGATGaaaatttatcatgtttttttaattatgaactTGAAAAAATGTCAAGCAAATACACAATTATATACCGGTAATCCTTCCTGCCAATGAAAAGAAATCTAGAAAGTTTGTCTCTTTTATTGGAGATTGCAAAAAATAACAATTCACATGACATACCGGTGTTTTGACAATgtggaaataaataaaatatttatttttaaaaactttttctacaagataacaaaaaatcaattttcagttTTAGCTCCTCAGAGCTGAAAGCTTAATCGATCTTTATTGATCACCCTTTGTCCAGTGCCTCGCtgtccatacttctaaaacatTTTGGACTTTTTTCTAGAAACCCTGGTTCAATTTCAACCATCAATGGCTCTAAGCATCTTTAGGGGCAAGAAGATTCAAAGTTCTTGAGATAAAGGGCACACCTTTCTAAGCATGTTATTGCACCAAATAAAAGGTCACACAAAACGCTGCAATATTCTCATGAAACTTTGAAGTTTAACAAGGAacacatttggctgtgtattctatttagtgGTGTTCAAATCACGTACACCAATATatgccatgcatatatgtacatgtataagaataaGAACATTCAGGAATGTGTTAATAAATTCAAATCCACCCTAACTTGTTGAAAAACTATTTTCCACCAAATATAATACATACCAAATATGATACATTTACAGTTTGATATGTAGTGAAACTATAAAACAACAAACTCAGACATTTTATGAGAAGTTATGtggaaaagataaaaaaatacaattgaaatcattTACTTGTGTGATCAATGTTGCCCATGCTTTGACACATTGTTGGGATTCCAAAATTTGTATACTGACACTCTTGCATAATCCTTGATCCTTCAAGTATTTGTCTCTGTTTCCTTGTTAAGTGATAGCTGTTGATTAAATCCaggaaatattcacatttttaaattgttttatattgttcaaaaagaatattcttttttacTGACTATAAGGCAGGAAAAGGtgaatttttaatatcatatgatCATCATTAAACCTCAATGTTTTCTTACTACCGGTATATTTGGCTTTTAGGGtcaatttatatgtacatgtaactttatgCAATCGACTTGGCATTTGTCGCAATATAAATAGGTATAAAATCGGATGGTTTTCAAGGTGAAGGTATGAGGTAAGGGTCATTCTAGAATGAGTTCAGTGATTGATTCAGATCTGGTTCAAAACTGTTTCATAATGGAATATGGAAAGAATGTTATTGATACATTATTAACTtgtattatcaaaaaataaatctgttataaaaatttcaaaaagttcaTGGTTGGCGGTAGGATGTTTATTGTCTCCTGAGTATGTCAGACGCATAATCATGACATCCTTTGATCCCATAGTAAATAGTTCTtaccaatattttcattttttttttagtttcagtgATGATGAAATGCCACATGTCATGGAAAGCGTGTGTATGCCAGACACCACCCGTCAGGACAGCGTGGCGACATGCTCTAGTGATGGTTCACTTGATGCCTCACCGCTGACCAATGACGGAGGCTGTTCTGTAACCCCTGACAACTCGCGCTCATGTACACCTTCCTCATTAAACTGTCTGTTGAGTCCGATAAGTAAAGACAGTCGCTCGGCTGACAGTTCTCAATGTGAATGCAAAGATGCCCTGCCACCACCTGTAATTTGTAAGTGGAAAGACTGTGATTTTGAAGACTTTGAAGACCAAGGAATCCTGGAACACATAAAGTCAAAACATGTGTATTCTCAGGAAGGAAAGAAAGTCTCTTGTCTCTGGGAAGGCTGTAAAGTGTACAGTGTACAGTCCAGATCTCAAGCATGGCTGGAGCGCCATGTGGTATGTCACTGTGGGGACAAGCCATTCCGGTGCATCGTGGATGGATGTTCACTCAGCTTTACATCTCACAAGGGACTGGAAAAACATGTGAACAATCACTTCAAGCTACAACAACTACCAAATCAGAGACCCTCCAAGTCCAGAGAAGACACACCCACAAAAATGTGGAAGAAGAGAAGGTGTCGAAAAAGTCGCCCACCTGGTGGtacgtgtttttaaaattaagtacATATGAAATACTGTTGTGGAATTGTGGACCAGTTCCCTATGAGAAAGTTCTGATGACAAATCATAGAGCTACATGTTGGTGCATGtatgaaaaaattgtattgtGCACTATGATAAGCTTTAGTTCTGGACTTATTTCCTTAATTTCTAATCATTATCTTTCAGAAATATTTGATACTAGTTAATAAACTAAGAAATTTTTCTACAAAATTCGCTTTACTTGCCACAGATATTCTTTAAAACACTCGAGGTTCAACTTATAATTCCTTTCCTCACTGTTCCTAACCTGAAAACAAAACCACTTCATTCATTATATGGGGTCAAGGTGTTCCGAAGATTTTTAAGGCAAATAAAGTGTAAACAGTGGTAAATTGACTAAGAATAAATTAGTATCAAAATACTTTGATGGGATGTGACTGGGTTGCTcagtagatatatatatatatatatatcatgtatatatgCCTTGTCTGGGATATGTTTATGAGCCTCTCAGTTCATGATACGGTGCTACAATGTATGAGCTTGTGAAGGGATCAGTTTTCCTTGATCCTTGATTGAAATTCTTCAAGTGAAACTCTTCAGTTGCCTCCTCTATTTACTAGTACATATTGCCAGATAATATTAAGGTTGACCACCTCCTTCCATCTTTATTCACATTGTTGGCAGAAATGAAGAATCCTGTTATATAACAGTCTGTAATCAGCAGCTGATAGACAATATAAATACTATCTACAATggatcaaaacaaaacaagtcCAGTATATCATTCACCCTCTAACTCATCCTGCTGTGTCAGTGTTTTATTTAAAGTTCTCTTCCAAACCCTGCCGGTGAAATTATGAGAGGTTATGAAGGAAAATAGTCAAAAATTAATTGGTATGAAATACCAGACTAAGACCAGACAAGATAAAAAGACATGAATAGAAATCTGATAGAACACCATACAAATTTGCCATGAACAATGTCAAAAAAAGTATCCAGATATTAAAGTTGCTACAGCTGTAGCTATAAATATAGATTGCATAATGCAGGCAATGGAAGCTTTTGTGATCACCCAGGGTAGTAACATTTTGCATGTTAAGATTGCACGTTTTGATACTaatacactacatgtatatctgtgtTGCATAGATATTTTCTAAATATCTCATTCAGATTTAACAATTATAGATGGGCATGATATGTTAGACAAAGTGATATTTTACACACCGACCACAAAATCTCTTcctttgtacatattttttactGTCTGGTATTTAGGAATGATGAATAGACCCAAGCATTTAAACAagatatgatatgaaatatgatacaCTCTCTTTTATGAGAAGACAGTGTATCTGGGTGGTTtagatgtttaaaaatttggaaaCCCCTACGATTCATAGACTGCTTGTGTATGAGAATATTTAGCTCACCTAagctaaaagctcaagtgagcttttctgatcacattatGTCTatcatctgtctgtctgtctgtccaaaattttttttctcacattttcaacatctcctcaagaactactgggtcaatttcaattaaacttggcacaaagcacccttaggCAATGAGGATTCAAAGTTGACCATGCCCtttttcaaagggagataattaggaattattgaaaaaatgttgagaattttttttaaaaatctttttatcctgaaccatttggccagaaaatctgaaacttgtgttgaaggaCCCTCacatagtgtaaattcaaggttgtgaattttatgtcccctaggggtagggtagggccacaaagctgaaacttgtgtggaagcattctcaggtagtgtagattcaaagttgtcaAAACCATGCCCCATgtgggtaggatggggccacaatggggggggggggatcaaatttgtacaaaggagtatatagagtaaatctttaaaaatcttcttctcagaaaaaaaatataatcagccaggaaagctgaacttgtgtggaagcatcctcaggtagtggagactcaaagttgtgaaaatcatgacccccccccccccaatttttatataagaatatatagagtaaatctttttgaatcttctcagaaactaccTGTAATCAGCaatatgattctttataattgataagactttggcccctggacaattcttgggcttAATAGGGGtttagagtttgatgtaggtttatatcccatatataaataTCTCACACCCTGCCCTCCTATCAGTGTACACCTGCCCATCTATCAGTGTACACCTGCCCCTCTATCAGTGTACACCTGCCCCACTATCAGTGTACACTTGCCCCTCTATCAGTGTACACCTGCCCCTTTACCAGTGTACACCTGCCTCTCTATTAGTGTACACTTGCCCCTCAACCAGTGTACATCTGCCCCTCTATCAGTGTACACCTGCCCCACTATAAGTGTACACCTGCCCCACTATCAGTGTACACTTGCCCCTCAACCCGTGTACACCTGCCCCTCAACCAGTGTACACCCCCTGCCCCACTATCAGTGTACACCTGCCCCACTATCAGTGTACACCTGCCCCTTTATCAGTGTACACTATACACCTGCCCCTCTACCAGTGTACACCTGCCCCTCTATCAGTGTACACCCCCTGCGCCTCTATCAGTGTACACCCCTGCCCCTCTAATCGTCTACAGGTAGGTTCCCACCCCTTCTTGattgagtacatgtacatttcctTCTCTTCTGGTCAAACTGATACTAAAATTTGTATCAGCTTGTTTCAAAACCACAAGTGAACTTGCTCTGGTTCTCTCTTTTTAACCTGCCTAACAACAGAAAGAGATgccaaataaaaagaaacaactCTATTTAATatcagtatttatttttatgttcattcagtatcatttttctggatttttttttcagtaaagcaAGTGGATTTCTTTGATGATGGTATAATGGAAAAAGTACAAGCAGAACTGACCTACATTACAGACCTAACACAAATTGATCTCAATGGCAGCTCAAACTCGGCCACATTCCACAGCTGTGTAAGTCCTAGCTGTCAGCAGTAAAACATCAAGGGTATACCTTTGAGTATTTATAGTGTACTGAACATTGGTGCTTCATCTCATATTTTTAGCCCAGATTGTACTTCTGGAAAACTTTCTTAGGGTACCATTCTTTGAGATGTAAAAATTACTCTCTGATTGCAACAGCTTTGAAACGAGAATTTATTATGTCATGCTCATGTAACATTAAAAGGTAATTGTTTGTGTCTTTTCTACTAAAGTGATTATTGTGAATTCTATTTGAGGCCCTTAAGATTCACACCAAGTGTATCTTTTTTGTAGGTTATAGGAAGAAGAACTGATCGGACAGGGAAAGTCCAGGCATTGCTTCATTGGCAGCCAGAGCAGGTGTAAGTTCTCCTCTGTACAGCCCACTGCCAGTCAGGGACTGTTGTTTAGTGACCAGGGCATCATTAAGTAAGGGTGAATCTCCTCCTAACTCTTGATTCTTTATAAGAAATGGATTCCAGGGCGGAGACTCATTGCTTTTATGGAATGGAGAGTTTATGAGGACATCAACCTACGTAAAACCCACTCTCTACTTCTTGTTAGTTGTTAATTCATGTGTTATGCAAATGTGATTTTCCATAGTATATAAACTGTTGTGTCTGTCTTcatgtatttgaaatatatataaaaaaaaaagaccaacaTGTTTcacatatcttttaaaatgcatatattgCCTTGTCCTAGATAGTGCTTGTCCCCTCGTTTGAATTCCACCATCCCACACtcgtaaaaaaagaaatattttatttctcgcattgtattttattaaaaattgatttttacaattttatgctttgacattcaaaaatttactttcggtttatccctcAGTGTGCTACATATAGTGCAAGTCTGAAAAAGAGGTcacaacaattttttcaatgaaaatatgataaattgtatTCAGTTATCAAAATACCTTCATGGATTAACAAACTTCATTTAGGTATTCATTAGTTCCTTACAAATgataatatttgtttatgtttaacAGTGGTGTAGTAATACACAATtcaagacagaaaaatctcaaaCTGCTGTCCACATGGGACAACCTGATCTCGCACCTATCATAACGTGAGAATAAATCTATTGGGTCCCTTGTAGTAAGGAACTGTAAAAGATATGTCTTTGTATTGGTAATTGTAGAATTCATGATTGCTGGGTTCCAGAGAAGGATGTGGAACAATTCCAGACCTGCACCATCCCTCTTAAGCAGCTACCTCAACCAATGGCGGCCAACCTTCACACCTCCATCTACCACCACCACAGACGCCGCAAACACCGCAGAAAGTGACACCACCCAGCAAGTTCTATCTAAAGTGCAAATAATATAGACTCTGATTCAAATCTGTGGATTCAAATCTTCTGCTTGTTTTCAGTGGTTATGCTGTTTCACTAGTGTGTGAGCTATACCACAAAGTTGTTTTCCTTTGAGAAAATTCACCAGGTCTGTCAATTAGAAGTACCTGGTAGATCTAAGTTAATTTGCAgtgaatgaaaatgtgaagagGTTTTCTACTTTTTTTGTCAAGGCAAGAAAAGAGATGATGTTCTACAGGTTAAAATTGTTAATACTAGTACTATGGTAAGCTAAATTAGATTCAGTTCtcttcccttttttttttttgcaagactGTTTTATTATTAGATGTTTGATTTTTCAAGTTATGCAAGtacggtatattttaatttgcttaagcaaaaaaaaaaaaaagatgacaaGTTTACATTACAAGAGAAAGGCACTGCAAATAAgaaattaactaaatttttaatttccaaAATTATTGCATGCATTAATTGGTGAACTACATTCCTTTTTATCAACTTAACTAAACACTATGATTCCTTTGCCAACCATTTTTGTGACTCCATATTTCATAAAACCAAAGGCAAACTTAGGGTACACATGTAGAAAGCCTAATATGTACAATTCGATAGGATTTCATAAAGGTCATATTGAATTGAAGagaaagaaaaatttcaattcaatgtTTTGGAATACTGTATTCTCTTTTATGTGGTCAGGAAGTTCTTAGTGCAATTTGgaattaaaatcaagaaaaagccAGTCAATAGGAATCAGAAAATATCTGTAAGGATAACAGTAATTCTCCTGCAAAGTTCTCTAGCTGTACAGTTATATTGTACCTTGAGACGTCCCCCATCTACCTCTGATCTCTGcctataaattatttattctctGAACAGATTAGATATAGTCTCGCCTtctttgtattatttatattttgtttatttttccaaatgtAAATAGGTTTGGCAAAACCATAAGCATAGGAATGATATTTTATGAATGTGGTATATTCTCAAGATATACTGTGTTCATAACTTAATATGGGATTTTGTTAGATGTAAtcttattgttatttttatggAATCTTATCTCCAAAAATTTGTAATGAAGCAGAAAATATTAAGTAAATTTtaccttttttcaaattttggagGATAAACAAGGTGTGAccttttagatacatgtatattgaataattGAGTTCTTTGCttttctttacagtttttgtatttattacaaaattgcTCATGTTAAATGTGTGGCCTATAAGATAATACAAATGTGCTACGGTAGCTTGAGTACAATACTTGTACAgttattgtatattttctcAGGGAAGTATTCAAACTATTTATTTACAAGCTTCTAAAAAAATTCCAATGCTTCAGACAAAGTGAGGGGAAATCTACATTCACAAATATCAAGTTTCgtggttttatttcagttttttaagttaattttaaaacatttacttttaacattacaGAAGATGATAGTTTTCCCATCCCAAATAATGATCAAAATAACATTCATAAGTCactgaaaatgtatttatagTTTGACTGTTTATGCATGATGTATATATGCACTTTCAGAGAACCTATAACCTTTTTATGGGTAAAATTGAAACCTTGTAATAATGACAAGACATTGGAAATATCTATCAATATTTATCAGTTGACAGAGTCAATTACAGTAGTCACAGTGAACAGTAGTCTTATCACTAGGTCAGGACAACTCATTATTGGCAGATGTGAAATGTATTGAAATGCTATCAGTCAAAAACATTTACTATTGGACCAAAGCAGCTAAATAGATAAAGCCCAGGCTCATAATATTACTGTAATTCCATTAAATTTGAAGGTGTTCATTGTACTACAAATGTAAAATGCATACttctcttgttattttttatttagatataattttatttagtttGTCCTTTTGATGAGAAACATTTGTCAAGTGTGCAAGATGCAAAAGCAATACATGACATATGGAGTTGCCTCCCTATTTGCACAAGATTTTCTCAGGATTTTTCATCGGATAAATGTTTCTTACTGTATTTCCATGGTTTGGAAGACAATAAATGGTGAAGAATTAAGCAAGTTCAGAATAAAGTATATTTTTCTGAAGTAAAAAGATCTCATAAACATCATTTTTGACATCTATATTGTGGTAACAAGACAATGCTTGGGTCCTGTGAAAAAGGAAATTTTCATAGCAGAGCGGATGCTTATGTTGATGTGCATATGAAGGGAGGGTTTTTGTAAATAAGTCAATTGAAAGCAATTTGTTAGAGAAGGAAAATCAAACCTGAATGGATGagttcgattttttttaaataagtgtATCATTAGTTTGACTGACATTAATTTTGAGAATCATCAACATTGTTGATGAATTTGATTATACATAAAATCATATGAACTCTATGAGACAGCATTTTACAAtcattgtatcatgatattttaTGATCCTATCATTTAGCAAAATAGATGTTTAATGCAACACAACAGAATAAatctaactttttaaaatgttaatgaaacATATCAGTATTGAAGgtaaaaaaaagagaattttgTGTAACAGATAAATGAAATAGATTACATGAAGACTTTTGTTGATATGAATAGCATTCTCAAGGTCACATGGTGAAGGTGAGAATGTTGACCTTctgtgtatataaatatttaatcttGGCTTAGGccttaggtcaaggtcaaattgTTGAAGGctgtattttttgttgttgcatgcCCACTCCGTAcatgtgtttgtttgttttgtacatACATGACCTTGGCCGGCTTGCTAGTGACCTTAGGTGTCTAGCTTTGACTGTTAAttgtttttctgaaaaaaatatttatgttctGTTTTTGTATATAGTTATTATACTGTTACCCCATTAATATTGCCAACCTGTATTTTTCTCTGTATAgataagattttgtaatgcaagcAATAGGATggcaaatcaaattaaaaagatagACAGACATCTGTCAAACAACTCATATTCCAACACATCTGCTCAAAAATGTGTACACTTTATAGTTCATGCAAAAGTATATTTGCTTAATATCAGTATATAGTAATTCAACTGTTTTTTGTCCTTTTCGTTTTGCTATATTATGCACAAGCAGTTGCGTGCCATCATTCTGTACATACTGATcagcaaatatttatttgatttttttctctgtcAAGCAATTggtaacttgatataaatatttacaggcCTTTGATGGTAACATTTACAAGCCTTGGATACAGTGTGACTAGTCATTGTGTTTTTGTTCAGGTGACCAAATACCTTCTTCACCACATCTAAACATTTACTGTTTACAGAGATTGGAGATTTTTCCCTTTCAATGTATTACTCTGTTAAAACTGGTACAATGTGTCTGTACCTGTTCCATCACCTGTGGGATTAGTTTATACgttcttgatatttttgatttgtGAGATGAACTGAGTAGATTCAGACATGTCTGAACTGTTGAATGTTTCAGATGGAGCAAGTTAATCAGACAGGTTTGACTATAACATTAATCAATACTGATAAAAAATGTCaacactttaaaaatacatgtgaaCGACTAGAGTCTTTATAAAACTTGTATATGTTGATGATTTTATGTGAAGTAAAGCATTGTTTTGCAGTTATTAGTAATCTAAATCTGTAAATCACCAgtatttttggggggtttgGGGTGGGGTGAATTTCTTAGGTGTCTGAGTGTCAAATCGCATATTTATAAGATATTAAACTATTGAGTGGTAATGTTATTCACATTGATAAGCTTTTCGTGTTACTGGAAATGTTTTATGGCAATAGACACAACAATGTATCAGCAGAAGTAAACCtcaataaatactagtattccttctgtattttcatttaaaataatgtttttaaatccATTTACACTTGTCATCT is drawn from Crassostrea angulata isolate pt1a10 chromosome 5, ASM2561291v2, whole genome shotgun sequence and contains these coding sequences:
- the LOC128186305 gene encoding zinc finger protein aebp2-like gives rise to the protein MSNLGEISLNFMLGIDSARCVTEDKIAGCQLPCVPDLFSRKNGVKSFSDDEMPHVMESVCMPDTTRQDSVATCSSDGSLDASPLTNDGGCSVTPDNSRSCTPSSLNCLLSPISKDSRSADSSQCECKDALPPPVICKWKDCDFEDFEDQGILEHIKSKHVYSQEGKKVSCLWEGCKVYSVQSRSQAWLERHVVCHCGDKPFRCIVDGCSLSFTSHKGLEKHVNNHFKLQQLPNQRPSKSREDTPTKMWKKRRCRKSRPPGVKQVDFFDDGIMEKVQAELTYITDLTQIDLNGSSNSATFHSCVIGRRTDRTGKVQALLHWQPEQVIHDCWVPEKDVEQFQTCTIPLKQLPQPMAANLHTSIYHHHRRRKHRRK